One Kineococcus aurantiacus genomic window carries:
- a CDS encoding diguanylate cyclase domain-containing protein — translation MNPPTASGARAVAVVLVWASSVAALCLGLRWLVVTVVDLHVPAAACALAGALLGAMAAPPVRLPLERRDAAGRGAPIVLTGMLFPVAILTVLGFGVLAPVAAAGVAAHAVQVRPTRGQLLGGCSAAVLTSAAAVAAQAAGWVDSLVDPSRGTLITVVLLLMMCPQVANAADIARRAQEAARALESERRSSMELLEHAALHDTLTGLLSRRGLVRDLVPAVAAARPGALTAVLFVDLDGFKAVNDVHGHAAGDVLLRETGRRLDEVLRRTGTVARTGGDEFVVVLTDLAGPAQADAVAVRLRAQLEAPVALPDGATVVVGASVGVAVTGVPCSPEALLDRADAAMYAHKRVRHAGDAGERTRPDRRGAAPPPLAREQDGGWAPGVDALG, via the coding sequence GTGAACCCCCCGACGGCCTCCGGCGCGCGAGCGGTCGCCGTGGTCCTCGTCTGGGCCTCCAGCGTCGCCGCGCTCTGCCTGGGCCTGCGCTGGCTCGTCGTCACGGTGGTGGACCTGCACGTGCCGGCCGCGGCGTGCGCCCTCGCCGGTGCCCTCCTGGGGGCGATGGCGGCTCCCCCCGTGAGACTGCCCCTGGAACGGCGCGACGCGGCGGGGCGGGGTGCCCCGATCGTCCTCACGGGCATGCTGTTCCCGGTGGCGATCCTGACCGTGCTCGGGTTCGGGGTCCTGGCTCCGGTCGCGGCCGCCGGTGTCGCCGCCCACGCCGTGCAGGTGCGCCCGACCCGCGGCCAGCTCCTCGGCGGCTGCTCCGCGGCGGTCCTCACGTCGGCGGCGGCGGTGGCCGCGCAGGCCGCCGGGTGGGTCGACAGCCTCGTCGACCCCTCCCGCGGCACGCTGATCACGGTCGTGCTGCTGCTGATGATGTGCCCGCAGGTGGCGAACGCGGCCGACATCGCCCGCCGGGCCCAGGAGGCGGCCCGGGCGCTGGAGTCCGAACGTCGCTCGAGCATGGAACTGCTCGAGCACGCCGCGCTGCACGACACGCTCACCGGCCTGCTGAGCCGGCGGGGGCTGGTGCGGGACCTGGTGCCGGCCGTGGCGGCCGCACGACCCGGAGCGCTCACCGCCGTCCTGTTCGTCGACCTGGACGGCTTCAAGGCCGTCAACGACGTGCACGGCCACGCCGCGGGGGACGTGCTGCTGCGGGAGACCGGGCGGCGCCTGGACGAGGTCCTGCGCCGGACCGGGACCGTCGCGCGGACGGGGGGCGACGAGTTCGTGGTCGTCCTCACCGACCTCGCCGGCCCCGCGCAGGCCGACGCCGTGGCGGTGCGGCTGCGCGCGCAGCTCGAGGCGCCCGTGGCCCTCCCGGACGGCGCCACCGTGGTGGTGGGGGCGAGCGTCGGGGTGGCCGTCACCGGTGTGCCGTGCTCGCCCGAGGCGCTCCTCGACCGGGCCGACGCGGCGATGTACGCGCACAAGCGGGTCCGGCACGCCGGGGACGCCGGCGAGCGCACCCGCCCGGACCGCCGCGGGGCCGCACCGCCACCGCTCGCGCGGGAGCAGGACGGCGGGTGGGCGCCGGGGGTTGACGCGCTCGGCTAA
- a CDS encoding alpha/beta fold hydrolase translates to MTEHLRIDGGTIAYDVHGEGPLVVLAHGMGDSRHSYRFVAPALAAAGYRVAAVDLRGCGDSSVGWPGYSRTDLAGDLLALVRHLGGPAVLVGQSVSGGAATIAAATAPDLVAGLVEIAPFTRRQSLDLAGLLRVRRHRRGTVRLALAAATGSVGWWAKYLDVAFPTRPADWDAELARIESVLREPGRMAALRATGTSSPADAGERLRDVRCPVLVVEGSLDPDWADPRAEGERVVADLPAGLGELAVIDGAGHYPHTQTPRELLALVLPFLARTTARA, encoded by the coding sequence ATGACCGAGCACCTGCGGATCGACGGGGGCACCATCGCCTACGACGTGCACGGCGAGGGCCCGCTCGTCGTCCTGGCCCACGGGATGGGGGACAGCCGGCACTCCTACCGGTTCGTCGCCCCCGCCCTGGCCGCCGCGGGGTACCGCGTCGCCGCCGTCGACCTGCGCGGCTGCGGGGACTCCAGCGTCGGCTGGCCCGGGTACAGCCGCACCGACCTGGCCGGGGACCTCCTCGCCCTCGTCCGCCACCTCGGTGGCCCCGCCGTCCTCGTCGGGCAGTCCGTCAGCGGGGGTGCGGCCACCATCGCCGCCGCCACCGCCCCCGACCTCGTCGCCGGGCTCGTCGAGATCGCCCCCTTCACCCGCCGGCAGTCCCTCGACCTCGCCGGCCTGCTCCGCGTCCGCCGCCACCGCCGGGGGACCGTCCGCCTCGCCCTCGCCGCGGCCACCGGCAGCGTCGGCTGGTGGGCGAAGTACCTCGACGTCGCCTTCCCGACCCGGCCCGCCGACTGGGACGCCGAACTCGCGCGCATCGAGTCGGTGCTGCGCGAACCGGGGCGGATGGCGGCGCTGCGGGCCACGGGGACGTCCTCACCGGCCGACGCGGGGGAACGGCTGCGTGACGTCCGCTGCCCCGTCCTCGTCGTCGAGGGGTCCCTCGACCCCGACTGGGCCGACCCGCGCGCCGAGGGTGAGCGGGTCGTCGCCGACCTGCCCGCCGGGCTGGGGGAGCTCGCCGTCATCGACGGGGCCGGGCACTACCCGCACACCCAGACCCCCCGCGAACTCCTCGCGCTGGTCCTGCCGTTCCTCGCCCGGACCACCGCCCGTGCCTAG